TAGAATCGTAATGTATATGTAACGAAAGTGCTTGGTGCAAGAAAATAGGTTGGGTTTTTCAACGGTGAGTAGAAACTATTTCTTTCCTGTCAGCAATAATATCTATTCTTCACGACTTTGAGAAAGTTTAGCCTCTACCTAAATCTCTCGTGGATTACAGATAAACTGGAAGGTTTATTGTAtgaatattgaaaacacatagaagaaacaaaaaaaacttttccCTGTTGGACCTGTGACATGTCAGATATAAGATTTCAACACATCATGGTTAGTTACGCATAGAGGAGTTTCGAAGAGTAAAAGATCTATCTTTTGTATAGATCAAAAATTCCTTTATATCAcatcaaataaaacaatCACCACGgatgatattttcattattttgCAAGAGCTGCGTTATTTATACAAAATACTTCCGCATTTCTAAGGAAAGTGTGAAAACAAGTGGTGGGgtgttcttttttctcatttcaCACTCCAAGAAGCTGTATCTTTGCTAAAACCTAGATATACGTCACTTGCTTGAGTTTTAATTGTGTAAACCAGGTTAACTTGCAAGACATAAAATCAATGGTTACGATGGGCTAAAATAAACCTACTTAAAATATTTGTAAGTAGTAATTTGACGATACAAAATTCCTGTCAAATCATAATTTGAGTGACTAAAGTTTAATGAATAACCCACCATGCGGTCACAgctttaaaaaaaaaaaagcaataTTGTTAGGTTAGTGAACCAAAGTCTCATccaacaacttttttgtACCTGAAAATGAAAGGATGTTTTATTAAACACACTTATATAATGAACACATAAAAAAGACatacaataaaaaaaataagaaatgttgataatgaaaaatagaTATTACTGAatagaaaaacaaattataAAGATGATTAAAAGTATGTAATCAAAGAACTTAGAATTCGTCATCGGAAGAAACGTAAGCATCACCTaattccttcttcttcttcattctttccttctttttctttcttaatTCAGCAGAAGATAACTTAGCCTTCTTCTTAGTAGCAGCGATCTTGTTACCCATAGCATCGAACttgtcttcttcatcttccttcTTGGATAATCTTGGACCGGAACCTTGACCTTGGACCCAGTTGTGACCAGATGGAATCATTTTACCGTTGTTAACAGCCCAGACTTCTTCAGTCAAGTTCTTGGTGAATTCAGCAGAGTGAGTAATGATAATAACACCACCTTCGAATGCCTTCAATGCCTTAGATAATGCACCTAAAGAATCTCTGTCAAGATAGTTAGTTGGTTCATCTAAAACAATCAAGTGAGGTCTTTGCCATGTACATGCTGCTAAGACCAACTTAACCTTTTGACCACCAGACAAACCTCTGATTCTAGAGTGGGAAACTAATTCTGCATCTAAACCTAACATAGCACAGTgatcttcaatttcctttCTAGTCAATGGTCTGAATTGACCAGAAGCTAAAGCTTCCTTCATATCAACTTCAGCAACCATCTTAGAGTGAGATTCAACTAATTCACCTCTTGGTAACCAAGCGTTATCAACAGATAACATTGGAACCCATCTTTCAGACTTCATACCAATGTTTTCACCTAATAAGAAAGAACATTCATATTCGTAAGTGTTCTTGAACTTTCTTCTGGAGTGAATACCTGCAATTCTTCTTGGAGTACCttcaatcttgaaaatcttgTTCATAGCTTGTTCATCGTTTTCGTTGATTTGTCTGGAAGCTCTATCCATAGTTTCTCTATCTTCACCAGTTTGGAATCTCCATTGGATATATTCAGATGGAGTCTTGTCCAAGTGGGAGTCAATATGTGCGAAAGCGTGTTGCTTGATGTAAGCAATTCTACAGTTTTCATGGACGTAAACTTCACCAGTTGTTGGTAATAATTCACCAGTCAAGACGTTAATCAAGGTGGACTTACCAGCACCATTTGGACCAATGACGGCAATTCTAGAAGATAAGGAACATTGGAAGTTAATGTCGGAAATTTGTGGCTTTGCAGTACCTGGGTATTGGAAGGACATGTTAGAGACCTTGACAATAGCCTTTTGCTTGGTCTTAACACCTTCTAAGAAACCTGGTTCTGGGAACTTGAATTCAAGGTCAGAAGcaccaatttcttcataAGCCTTAGCTGCTGGGACTCTCTTGATGAATTCAGAAAGGTTACCCTTGTACTTTCTTAACTTGTAACCTTCATAGTGGATAATGTATTGGGTGGTTCTGTCTAAGAAACCAGAGTCGTGAGAGACAGTAATAGAGGTAATACCACAAGTGTTTAAGTAGTTGACTAACCAGTCAACGTTAACAACATCTAAATGGTTAGTTGGTTCATCCAATAATAGAATATCAGCATTCTTTAAGACAGCCTTTGCTAAAGCTaacttcatcttccaaCCACCAGATAATGCAGAGATTGGTCTGTCCAACATTTCTTCGGAGAAGCCGAATTCTAACAACTTAGCTCTAACGGTTTCTCTGTCACCACAATCACCTTCAGCGACAACGTAATCGGTGGTTGGGGTGTCTGCGTGGGTACCATCGATATCGTGTTCAACGTAAATGGTTCTACATTCATCTTGGGATGGGAAACCTTCAACTTGACCGTTAGCAATAGCTCTCATTAAGGTGGACTTACCAGCACCATTTGGACCACATAAACCATATCTTCTACCTCTCTTTAGTCTTAATTGAGTCTTGTTTAACAAAATCTTAGCACCATAAGCAAGGGAGAATTCACAGTTACATAAGtcttcaccttcatcatcttcatcttcccAAACTGGTGGTTGAGGAATGTTGTCGACAGAGGTCTTTctgaattcttcaatgatatCCTTGGATTCCTTTTCGTGTAAGAAGATGGTCAAGAAAGGAGATAAAGAAGAGCTCCATGCTTGTGGATCAATCTTTCtttcatcaatcaaatcaccTGCAATAGCAGCAACATAAGATTTAACAACATTGAATCTTTCTGGAGTGTTTGCAGttaatttttccaaaatatccAAGTTGACCTTGACATCACCGGCGTGGGAGATTTCTGGAATGGAATCATCTTCTGGAATAGCACCAACTCTTCTTAAAGTGTTTAATGCTCTATCAGTAACAGATCTAGCTTCTGGATCTGCAATAACGTCCAAGTTAGCCTTCAAAGCTGGGAACAACTTAGACATGAATGGGGTGATGACTTGAGGATCATCGACTAACTTACACATGTTGTCGATAATAACAGCAGACTTTCTCTTAATAGAGGTATCTCTCTCAGCCAAACCTCTAGATAATAATGGGGACATGATGGATAAAGCAGCAGTTGTAACTTCAGAGACAAAGGTAGTTGCACCTAAAGCGTGGACGGTTTCTGGAACTTCCTTAGGGTTACCaatagaagaaatcaacttTGGAATAAATGGTTCAATATCCTTGTTTTCAACAGTTGCAGTACATTTGGTCATACATTCAGTTGCAGCCTTCTTGACATCAACCTTAGTATCCCACATAGCTTCGGATAAGACTGGAATCAATTCAATCATTCTCAAAGCCAATTGGTCCTTTGCAGTTTCAACAAAGATTGCGATTGCAGATAAAACTGCAACCTTTTCTTGCCATTTAGAAGTGGTTGATAATCTTTCAACTAATCTTGGCAAGATATCCTTGATAGCGACAGGAGTGACAGCTCTAACTAAAGCGTTCAAAGCCTTAGAAGCGACATCTCTAACAACAGCATCCTTGTCACCGGTTTTTTCAGCAACATCTTGAGTTAAAGCAATGACATAAGGTTCAACAGATGGTGCCAAGTCGTTAGCCGAAGCAATGTGTGCGACTGCTTCTAAAGCGTTAGCAGCGGTCTTCTTGTCCTTGATAGCCTTCTTTAATTCAGCAAAGAATTCGACTGGGACATCGTGTTCAATGATTTCACCATTCAAGAATGAGGAAACATTGGATGCAGCAgcatcaacattttcagGGGTAGCAACAGCTAACttattgaaaagttcaGCTAAAACTTCAACAGATTGCTTTGATTCAGCAGCAGACATGGAGATGCTTTATGACAAAcgaaggaaagaaaaagagaagtagaggagaaaagaaaaaacaaaagggAGGAGTAGAAAAAGTACAATCAAgcaaacaagaagaaacaagGTTAAATTGAGAGAATCGTTGGTTTTTACCAACAGTGGCGAACCGAAAAGtaaaaatttttcacttgagagaaaaagaaaatttttttttttccaatttgcaaaaaagaaataaaaaaataaaaaaatcaaaaataaaaaaaaatcaaaaataaaaaataaaaaataaaaaataaaaaataaaaaataaaaaaaaaaaaaaaaaaaaaaaaaaaaaaaaaaaaaaaaaaaaaaaaaaaaaaaataaaaaataaaaaatcaaaaataaaaaatcaaaaataaaaaatcaaaaataaaaaataaaaaataaaaaataaaaaataaaaaataaaaaaaatacaaccGCGGCGATCGACGCAGCGGGCTGAAAAATGCTGCCTTTTCTGTTTTCGTTTTCCTCCTCCCTCTTTGGGATCCCACTTTGCCATGGTACACTTATCTGCATTTTCGCTGATACTGAATGAAGGTGCCATATTAAGACAAGAGAGAACCAGAGATGCATCTATCcataaaaacaaaatgggTTATAATGTTAAATACGTACATTTAGACATTCTTAAATATTGAAACTACTCCCCCCTTCCCTCTTCCCTCCTTCCCCATCTTACCACCTGCTCTTTCTTCCTTTATCATTCTTCCGTTTGCACTCCCACCATACAAACGATGCTCGATCTACTCAACTCCCCCGTGTTTCCCCTGGAGGAGTTGTCTACACAGACGTATGTGAAATTACCCAAACACCCGCATGCAGAGTCGAAATCGGTGAAACTATACATCATTTTGGCAGAGCCACACCTATTCTTGGAGGGATTCGAGAAGGCAGAGTACCAGTCGAGACCGCCAGCCATTCTACGTGGATGCTTGTTTCTCCGGATCTTGCATCCAGTGAAAATTAAAGACATCACACTCAAATTTAAGGGTACGTCGAGAACAGAGTGGCCAGAAGGTATACCTCCAAGGAAagttgaaaacattgaagaaaaaggacTAATCAACCATACATGGCCATTCTATAACCATTTGAATCACTATCCTACTTTGCCAAACTCAAGGAACAACGCCGATATTTACATCCCCAAACCAAATTCAGACGTTTCCAATTTCTCGCTCGATGCTTCACTATCCCCTGTAACGTCCTTCACAGATATAAAGCCAATCAAATCTCCAACGTCCATCTTGAAATCTTTCAGAAGTCccacttcttctttgagTTTGACCGAtatcaaatcttcaaaatccaATTCTGCACTCGACGAAAAAGTGTTCCACCCAGGAGATTACGTCTATTCCTTTGAATTGCCAATTCAATCGTCTCTGCCGGAAACTGTTAATGCCACCTTTGGATCCATCTCTTATTTTCTAGAGGCACACGTGGAGAGACGCGGAGCTTTTAAGACTAGTTTAACTGCTAGACGGCCCGTTAGCATAATAAGGATCCCATTTGAAAGTTcaagtgaagaaaatgaaccAATAATTATTGACAGAGACTGGGAAAATAAGTTGCAGTATGACATTGCTATCTATTCCAAACAGGTCATTTTGAACTCTTATTTACCCATATCTTTTAGAATGATACCACTTGACAAACTTAAGGTTCATCGTATTAGGGTATATATAACCGAACATCTGGAATATTATTGTCATAACAAAAAAGTTCATCGCACAGAGCCGCCAAAGAAAATCTTACTCTTGGAACATAAACCTGTCAAACCAAACGATAACTTACTGTCATTaggtgatgatgaaatcgGAGGCGTGGAATTAGATTTCCAGGTTTTCATACCTGAATATTATACTGATAGATTGAAGTTACACCATGATACATCTAGCGAAGATATTCAAGCCCATCATTGGATCAAAATTTGTATCAGGATTTCCAAATCTGAACCAACCCCAGAAGACCCTGACAAACGCAAACAGTATGAACTATCAATAGATTCTCCATTGCACATTTTGAGCCCCCATTGTGTCCATGCAAATACCTTACTTCCCTCCTATGACGAGCAAATAAGACTTGATTGCACAAACTCGGATAATACTTCAAATAAAACGTTGACACCTAGggcagcagcaacaacaacaccaatCCATCCACCCCAAACAAGGCaatcaattgataaaatgaTGACACCAAGGGAGGACACCATTCTGGACTCTAACTTGTTTAAACCAGACGATTCAACACCAATAGAACTGTTGTCAACACAGGCAAAACCAT
The Pichia kudriavzevii chromosome 2, complete sequence DNA segment above includes these coding regions:
- a CDS encoding uncharacterized protein (PKUD0B06230; similar to Saccharomyces cerevisiae YLR249W (YEF3) and YNL014W (HEF3); ancestral locus Anc_1.391) produces the protein MSAAESKQSVEVLAELFNKLAVATPENVDAAASNVSSFLNGEIIEHDVPVEFFAELKKAIKDKKTAANALEAVAHIASANDLAPSVEPYVIALTQDVAEKTGDKDAVVRDVASKALNALVRAVTPVAIKDILPRLVERLSTTSKWQEKVAVLSAIAIFVETAKDQLALRMIELIPVLSEAMWDTKVDVKKAATECMTKCTATVENKDIEPFIPKLISSIGNPKEVPETVHALGATTFVSEVTTAALSIMSPLLSRGLAERDTSIKRKSAVIIDNMCKLVDDPQVITPFMSKLFPALKANLDVIADPEARSVTDRALNTLRRVGAIPEDDSIPEISHAGDVKVNLDILEKLTANTPERFNVVKSYVAAIAGDLIDERKIDPQAWSSSLSPFLTIFLHEKESKDIIEEFRKTSVDNIPQPPVWEDEDDEGEDLCNCEFSLAYGAKILLNKTQLRLKRGRRYGLCGPNGAGKSTLMRAIANGQVEGFPSQDECRTIYVEHDIDGTHADTPTTDYVVAEGDCGDRETVRAKLLEFGFSEEMLDRPISALSGGWKMKLALAKAVLKNADILLLDEPTNHLDVVNVDWLVNYLNTCGITSITVSHDSGFLDRTTQYIIHYEGYKLRKYKGNLSEFIKRVPAAKAYEEIGASDLEFKFPEPGFLEGVKTKQKAIVKVSNMSFQYPGTAKPQISDINFQCSLSSRIAVIGPNGAGKSTLINVLTGELLPTTGEVYVHENCRIAYIKQHAFAHIDSHLDKTPSEYIQWRFQTGEDRETMDRASRQINENDEQAMNKIFKIEGTPRRIAGIHSRRKFKNTYEYECSFLLGENIGMKSERWVPMLSVDNAWLPRGELVESHSKMVAEVDMKEALASGQFRPLTRKEIEDHCAMLGLDAELVSHSRIRGLSGGQKVKLVLAACTWQRPHLIVLDEPTNYLDRDSLGALSKALKAFEGGVIIITHSAEFTKNLTEEVWAVNNGKMIPSGHNWVQGQGSGPRLSKKEDEEDKFDAMGNKIAATKKKAKLSSAELRKKKKERMKKKKELGDAYVSSDDEF
- a CDS encoding uncharacterized protein (PKUD0B06240) is translated as MLDLLNSPVFPLEELSTQTYVKLPKHPHAESKSVKLYIILAEPHLFLEGFEKAEYQSRPPAILRGCLFLRILHPVKIKDITLKFKGTSRTEWPEGIPPRKVENIEEKGLINHTWPFYNHLNHYPTLPNSRNNADIYIPKPNSDVSNFSLDASLSPVTSFTDIKPIKSPTSILKSFRSPTSSLSLTDIKSSKSNSALDEKVFHPGDYVYSFELPIQSSLPETVNATFGSISYFLEAHVERRGAFKTSLTARRPVSIIRIPFESSSEENEPIIIDRDWENKLQYDIAIYSKQVILNSYLPISFRMIPLDKLKVHRIRVYITEHLEYYCHNKKVHRTEPPKKILLLEHKPVKPNDNLLSLGDDEIGGVELDFQVFIPEYYTDRLKLHHDTSSEDIQAHHWIKICIRISKSEPTPEDPDKRKQYELSIDSPLHILSPHCVHANTLLPSYDEQIRLDCTNSDNTSNKTLTPRAAATTTPIHPPQTRQSIDKMMTPREDTILDSNLFKPDDSTPIELLSTQAKPFSPIASPQLNAINPELRDSPIIRPLDLSPVSSPVPRQSRSKTSSSARSRTMSPMSRSNSALPHLMMARMSSQSSLHDEPPPPPFVENPPSYEEAVKKSSQTATATTTTTSTSLSVATSVSTTSKPRTDRTNSTSSHSLNSNNSGSSGISFKVKRVSHSKSSTSSSQIPEGRQGSNSTTNSTSVSNPSVNQHKNINTDMGTTRISLNLSSTKLPQTLSRLGSTMNMNNSSSSMTPTETETPSISSQLQSPQDEADVRGGTTQERNKQIRGRIMRNTPSFDLAQDTDLKFKITPIRSPSVSPAPYNRSSSSSSSSSSSPSHVRSASPAPMVANDRNLNKLVKCSFTPGFSIQPSTSSPLINSISTSAPDSQLPNISITNSNSDGTDETNHIIDPLLEGNASDVSSTEDITENAHPHSILSDSYHLHSNTLGSLNTLDIIPTSGDERLLKNSLSGPSSSTADVSRPFFNETALNYLGNNTGTTFLTNFEDTDITSMDKR